The following coding sequences are from one Bifidobacterium sp. window:
- a CDS encoding chorismate mutase — protein MSDVDDAGNWPRPDEQIEEPSEASTTIDSHSESNNPEVAHCVEAIEALRQSIDNVDTAIVSLLAERFKYTSQVGVLKARAGFEPADYQREHQQIERLRHIAQDAGLDTNIAEMYREFVVTEAKKRHRRIAQAGGDPGVLDVFA, from the coding sequence ATGAGTGATGTAGACGACGCAGGCAACTGGCCTCGGCCAGATGAACAAATAGAAGAGCCAAGCGAGGCTTCCACAACGATCGATTCGCACAGCGAGAGTAATAATCCAGAGGTTGCTCATTGTGTGGAAGCAATAGAGGCTTTGCGTCAATCTATTGACAATGTGGACACAGCGATTGTGTCACTGCTAGCAGAGCGTTTCAAATATACTTCTCAAGTCGGCGTGCTAAAAGCGCGTGCTGGTTTCGAACCAGCAGACTATCAGCGAGAACATCAGCAAATCGAACGCCTCCGGCATATAGCGCAGGATGCAGGGCTTGATACCAATATTGCAGAAATGTATCGAGAATTTGTTGTCACTGAAGCAAAAAAACGGCACAGAAGGATTGCTCAGGCTGGCGGGGATCCTGGAGTCCTAGACGTTTTCGCCTAA
- the valS gene encoding valine--tRNA ligase produces MSENTDSIHAQLTALPDHVGVDGLEDKWCKRWEEEGTYSFRNTSQRSGVYSIDTPPPTVSGHLHVGHVFSYTHTDVIARFKRMQGFDVFYPMGWDDNGLPTERRVQNYYGVRVDTSLKYDPDFKPPFEGTEGKKLEARDQVPVSRQNFIELCERLTSQDEKLFEALWKSLGLSVDWKQTYHTIGEHPRRVAQKAFLRNLARGEAYQQQAPGLWDVTFQTAVAQAELESREYPGFYHKIAFRFEDGTPLYIETTRPELLAACGALIAHPDDERYKAHFGEMVYSPLFHVKVPILAHPAAEMDKGAGIAMCCTFGDVTDVQWWRDLHLPTRSIIQRNGRIIMDVPDWIEDENGRLIFEQTQGKTVFSARKIIADALRESGDMDGEPIPTKRMTNFYEKGDKPLEIVTSRQWYLRNGGTDTQLNAELINRGKELNFHPDFMRVRYDNWVHGLNGDWLISRQRFFGVPFPLWYAVDSNGNTDFTRVITPNEASLPIDPTTDTPEGFDESQRDQPDGFTAERDIMDTWATSSLTPQIVTHWAEEGKENEALHAATFPMDLRPQGQDIIRTWLFSSVARAHLENHCLPWAHTALSGWILDPDHKKMSKSKGNVVVPNEPISKFGADAVRYWAASARLGLDATYDEGQMKIGRRLAIKLLNATKFALAIGREDDNHHVATSATAQWNLEDVSETLDRAVLARLAKVITEATNSLNAYEHSKALEVIESFFWDFCDDYIELAKNRAYGTADASGIIPSEHAITSARTTLGLVLDAFARLLAPYLPFACEEIWGWMHADSSSVHRTSWPEAAIYAQAAQGVDPAVLMWAGQALAELRKIKSEAKVSMKTPILSATLAVPAEGLDAVHNTLADIAEAGRVSGELQLDTAVNDNTADVDNSETTISVITSVLGEPPAKKPKH; encoded by the coding sequence ATGAGCGAGAACACAGACAGCATACACGCCCAGCTGACAGCATTACCTGATCATGTAGGCGTGGACGGACTTGAAGATAAATGGTGCAAGCGATGGGAAGAGGAAGGCACATATAGTTTCCGCAACACTTCTCAACGTAGCGGCGTATATTCCATTGATACTCCTCCCCCAACAGTTTCTGGTCACTTGCATGTAGGCCATGTGTTCTCATATACGCACACTGATGTCATAGCCAGATTTAAACGAATGCAGGGCTTCGATGTGTTCTATCCGATGGGTTGGGATGACAACGGCCTGCCAACTGAACGACGCGTACAAAATTATTATGGCGTTCGAGTAGATACTTCACTAAAATACGATCCAGATTTCAAACCTCCTTTCGAGGGAACAGAAGGCAAGAAGCTCGAAGCGCGTGATCAAGTTCCAGTATCGCGACAAAACTTCATTGAGCTATGTGAACGCCTTACCTCGCAGGACGAAAAGCTCTTCGAAGCACTCTGGAAATCCCTTGGCCTCTCCGTTGACTGGAAACAGACTTACCACACCATCGGTGAGCATCCTCGCCGAGTTGCACAAAAGGCATTCCTGCGTAACTTGGCCAGAGGCGAAGCCTATCAGCAACAAGCCCCAGGCCTGTGGGACGTTACCTTCCAGACTGCTGTTGCTCAGGCTGAGCTAGAATCCCGCGAATATCCTGGCTTTTATCACAAGATCGCATTCCGTTTCGAAGACGGAACCCCTCTGTATATCGAAACGACTCGTCCCGAACTGCTTGCGGCTTGTGGCGCGTTGATTGCACATCCCGATGATGAACGCTACAAAGCACACTTCGGCGAAATGGTCTATTCCCCTCTCTTCCACGTAAAAGTGCCAATTCTTGCGCATCCGGCAGCTGAGATGGATAAAGGTGCTGGTATTGCCATGTGCTGTACTTTCGGAGACGTTACTGATGTGCAGTGGTGGCGTGATCTGCATCTTCCAACTCGTTCAATCATTCAACGCAACGGACGCATCATCATGGATGTGCCGGATTGGATTGAGGATGAAAATGGACGCTTAATCTTCGAGCAGACACAAGGTAAAACTGTATTCTCTGCACGAAAAATAATTGCAGATGCCCTTCGCGAGTCCGGCGATATGGACGGCGAGCCAATACCTACTAAGCGTATGACGAACTTCTACGAAAAGGGCGATAAACCCTTGGAAATCGTTACTTCTCGTCAATGGTATTTACGCAATGGCGGCACCGATACACAGTTGAACGCTGAATTGATTAATCGTGGTAAGGAACTGAACTTTCATCCAGACTTCATGCGTGTGCGCTACGACAACTGGGTGCATGGACTTAATGGCGACTGGTTGATTTCTCGACAACGTTTCTTTGGTGTTCCATTCCCATTGTGGTACGCCGTTGACAGCAACGGCAACACTGATTTCACTCGTGTTATTACACCCAATGAAGCCTCACTACCTATTGATCCTACGACGGATACACCCGAAGGATTTGACGAATCCCAACGCGACCAGCCAGATGGTTTCACCGCCGAGCGTGACATTATGGACACTTGGGCAACTAGTTCATTAACTCCGCAGATCGTCACACATTGGGCGGAAGAGGGCAAGGAAAACGAAGCCCTTCATGCAGCCACCTTCCCTATGGATTTGAGGCCGCAGGGGCAGGACATCATTCGTACCTGGCTCTTCAGCTCGGTAGCTCGTGCTCATCTGGAAAATCATTGCCTCCCTTGGGCTCATACAGCCCTTTCTGGTTGGATTCTTGACCCAGACCACAAGAAGATGAGCAAATCTAAGGGCAACGTGGTAGTGCCAAACGAACCCATTAGCAAATTTGGTGCAGATGCTGTGCGCTACTGGGCGGCCTCAGCAAGACTCGGCCTGGATGCCACCTATGACGAAGGACAGATGAAAATCGGTCGTCGTTTAGCCATCAAACTGCTTAACGCCACCAAATTCGCACTCGCAATCGGCCGCGAAGATGACAATCACCATGTTGCCACGTCTGCGACGGCTCAGTGGAATCTTGAGGATGTCAGTGAAACACTTGACCGCGCAGTCCTAGCTCGCTTAGCAAAAGTTATCACCGAAGCCACCAACAGTCTCAACGCCTACGAGCATTCCAAGGCTTTGGAAGTTATCGAAAGTTTCTTCTGGGACTTCTGCGATGATTATATTGAGTTAGCCAAGAACCGTGCATACGGCACTGCTGACGCCTCTGGAATCATCCCAAGCGAACACGCTATAACTTCTGCACGCACCACACTTGGGCTTGTCCTTGATGCTTTTGCGCGCCTCCTAGCACCATATCTGCCATTTGCCTGCGAGGAAATATGGGGATGGATGCACGCGGACTCATCATCCGTCCACCGTACAAGCTGGCCTGAAGCGGCAATCTATGCACAGGCTGCTCAAGGTGTAGACCCAGCAGTGTTGATGTGGGCTGGTCAGGCACTCGCAGAACTTCGCAAGATTAAATCAGAAGCGAAAGTGTCAATGAAAACCCCGATACTCAGCGCCACGCTGGCAGTTCCTGCTGAGGGGCTTGACGCCGTGCACAATACGCTTGCCGATATTGCAGAGGCAGGGCGGGTAAGTGGTGAGCTTCAGCTCGACACAGCCGTGAACGACAATACTGCGGATGTTGACAACAGTGAAACAACAATATCCGTCATTACGAGCGTGCTAGGTGAACCGCCAGCAAAGAAGCCCAAGCACTAA
- the rho gene encoding transcription termination factor Rho, protein MATSQKLTDMKLPELKELAKQLGLRGTSTMRKPALVATIEAARSGGEAPAGVTVRSSVNSNSQNPADSETTQQHSVSNDVQESAPASSIGKQSRSRRDNRNKTVVEEVHTQDAQAARGASVQGLFDDASSDKPKSKRSSSDQEQAPSSHKDEEILTLPRRRRNRTQSAHTENAEHSPVRDLDDILAVLPNRNERNQQHTADTEAPVEEHETVRRGRRDRSDRNERGNNRNNRNERSSERNNDRNNDRNERNSERRNRNRRDRSADYENREDDRRDETQQEELVPVAGIVDVLDSYAFIRTSGYLPGPNDVYVSMGQVRKYALRKGDAVHGAIRPPREGDRRNQRQKFVPLQSIDSVNGMSIEDASNRSHFNKLTPLYPQERLRMETQPNKLTGRLIDIISPIGKGQRGLIVSPPKAGKTITLQNIANSISTNNPEVHLMVVLVDERPEEVTDMERTVQGEVISSTFDRPASDHTTVAELAIERAKRLVELGQDVVVLLDSMTRLARAYNIAAPASGRILSGGVDAQALYPPKKFFGAARNIENGGSLTIISSALVETGSKMDEVIFEEFKGTGNMELRLSRELADKRLFPAIDIISSGTRREELITPPEELAVIYRLRRAFGGMEPEQAYQTLVPRLKKTPSNRDFLAAITSSMPQVK, encoded by the coding sequence GTGGCAACAAGCCAAAAACTCACTGATATGAAACTGCCTGAGCTCAAGGAGCTTGCCAAGCAGCTCGGTCTGCGAGGCACTTCGACGATGCGCAAGCCCGCACTGGTAGCGACTATAGAAGCCGCACGCTCTGGTGGAGAAGCACCTGCAGGGGTGACAGTACGTTCTTCTGTCAACTCAAACTCACAGAATCCTGCTGATTCTGAAACAACACAACAGCATTCCGTAAGTAATGACGTACAAGAATCAGCTCCGGCCTCTTCGATTGGAAAACAGTCTCGTTCACGCAGAGATAATCGAAATAAAACCGTTGTTGAAGAAGTGCATACCCAAGATGCTCAGGCAGCGCGTGGTGCATCTGTCCAAGGTCTTTTTGATGATGCTTCAAGTGACAAACCAAAATCCAAGCGCTCTTCATCCGACCAAGAACAAGCTCCAAGCTCTCATAAAGACGAAGAAATTCTGACTTTGCCACGGCGTAGACGAAATCGAACTCAAAGTGCTCATACTGAAAATGCTGAGCATAGTCCAGTTCGCGATCTCGATGACATCCTTGCTGTGTTGCCCAATCGCAATGAACGCAATCAGCAACATACGGCCGATACAGAAGCTCCAGTCGAGGAGCATGAGACCGTTCGTCGAGGTCGGCGTGATCGTTCAGATCGCAATGAACGCGGCAACAATCGCAATAATCGAAACGAGCGTAGTTCAGAGCGCAATAACGATCGTAATAATGACCGTAACGAGCGTAATAGCGAACGCCGTAATCGCAACAGACGTGATCGCTCAGCAGATTACGAGAACCGCGAAGATGACCGTCGTGATGAGACGCAGCAGGAGGAGTTAGTTCCTGTAGCTGGCATTGTAGATGTTCTGGATTCCTACGCTTTCATCAGGACTTCAGGTTATTTGCCTGGTCCAAATGATGTGTATGTATCAATGGGGCAAGTCCGTAAGTATGCATTGCGCAAGGGCGATGCTGTTCACGGTGCTATTAGACCACCGCGCGAGGGAGATCGACGCAATCAGCGCCAGAAGTTTGTGCCGTTGCAATCCATAGATTCTGTAAACGGTATGAGTATCGAAGATGCCTCGAATCGTTCACATTTTAATAAGCTCACACCGCTATATCCTCAAGAACGCCTTCGCATGGAGACGCAACCTAATAAACTTACCGGACGCTTGATTGACATTATTTCGCCAATTGGTAAAGGACAGCGTGGGCTTATCGTATCGCCGCCAAAGGCCGGTAAGACTATCACCTTGCAGAATATTGCGAATTCCATTTCTACAAATAATCCTGAGGTTCATCTGATGGTTGTTCTAGTTGATGAACGCCCTGAGGAAGTTACTGATATGGAGCGCACCGTACAAGGTGAAGTTATTTCTTCAACTTTCGACCGCCCTGCCTCTGATCACACCACGGTGGCTGAATTGGCTATTGAGCGTGCCAAGCGTTTAGTTGAGCTGGGACAAGATGTTGTTGTGTTGCTTGATTCCATGACTCGTCTTGCTCGAGCCTACAATATTGCTGCTCCGGCATCTGGGCGTATTCTTTCGGGTGGTGTTGACGCTCAGGCTCTGTATCCTCCAAAGAAATTCTTTGGAGCTGCTCGTAACATTGAAAATGGTGGATCGCTCACGATTATTTCTTCGGCACTGGTAGAAACCGGTTCGAAGATGGATGAGGTTATTTTCGAAGAGTTCAAGGGCACTGGCAACATGGAGCTGCGACTTTCGCGCGAGCTTGCTGATAAGCGTCTCTTCCCAGCCATCGATATCATCTCATCAGGTACACGACGCGAGGAACTTATCACACCGCCAGAAGAGCTTGCAGTGATCTATAGACTGCGTCGAGCATTCGGCGGTATGGAACCAGAGCAGGCTTATCAGACTTTGGTCCCCCGTCTGAAAAAAACTCCGAGCAACCGTGATTTCTTGGCTGCAATTACCTCGTCGATGCCGCAGGTGAAGTAA